The genome window GGGCGCGCTGGTGCCGTTGCCCTTGAGCACGCCGGTCAGGGCCGGGGTGGCTAGGACGCTGGAGCCAGCCATGTAGAACAAGGCGCCCGGGGCCGCGCCGGTGTTGGTCGCGTTCATCCCGCCGTTCAATAGGGCGACGTACGGCGTTGGAGCGATGGTGTAGTTATCCGACCAATAGGCGATGTAACCTGGGGACCCGGTCATGGCAGAGGGCGCGCCGGTGTTGTTGCCCTTGAGCACGCCGGTCAGGGCCGAGGTGGCTACGATGCTGGAGCCGGCCATGTAGAACAAGGCCCCCGGGGCCGCGCCGGCGTTGGTCGCGTTCATCCCGCCGTTCAATAGGTGTCCGCGTTCGTCCCGCCGCTCGAAATGGAGACGTACCGCGTCGCCGCGAGGGTGTAGTTATCCGACCAATAGGCAAGGTAATTTGCCGTGCCGGTCATGGCGGAGGGCGCGCCGTTGCCGTTGCTCTTGAGCACGCCGGTCAGGGCCGAGGTGGCTACGATGCTGGAACCGGCCATGTAGAACAAGGCCCCCGTGTCTGCGGCGGAGTTGTCCGCGTTCGTCCCGCCGCTCGAAATGGAGACGTACCGCGTCGCCGCTATGGTGCTGTCGGTCACCCAATAGGCGATGTAGCCTGGGGTCCCGGTCATGGCTGCGGGCGTGCCGGTGCCGTCACCCCGGAGAACGCCATCTGGCAGGGCTCCTGTGCCTGCGAGGCTCGTCGCGTCCTTCTTGTAGATCAAGCCTCCCGTGGTCGCGCCGGAGAGGTCGGTACCCGTTCCGCCGCTCGATAGGGCGACTCGCAGCGTCGCCGCGATGGTGCTGGCGGTCAACCAATAGGTGATGTAGTTTGCCGTTCCGGTGTTGGCTGTCGGGCCGTTGCCGTCCGCCCGGAGAACGCCGGTCAGGGCTTCGCTGACTACGATCGTCGTCGATGGACCGACCTTATAGAGATAGAGCAGTCCCCCTGTGCGCCCGGCACCGGAAAGGGAGAGGTCCGCGTTTGTGCCGCCCCTCGACACGGCGGTGTACTGCTCCGCCGCGATGGTGCTGGCGGTCAGCCAATAGGCGTTGTATCCTGTCGTCCCGGTATTGGCCGTCGGGCCGTTGCCGTCCGCCCGGAGAACCCCGGTCAGGGCTTCGCTGACTGCGAGCCGCGATTGATCGGGAACGGGACCGCCAGCGACCTTATAGAGCAGTCCCCCTATGCGCCCAGCACCAGAGAGGTCCGCGTTCGTGCCGCCCCTCGACACGGCGGTGTACTGCTCCGCCGCGATGGTGCTGGTCGTCAACCAATAAGCATCGTACCCTAGCGTCCCGGTCATGGCGGTCGGGCCGGCGCCGTCCGCCCGGAGAATGCCGGTCAGGGGTCCGGTGACTGCTAGCGTCGATGCATCGAACTTGAAGAGCAGCCCTCCTATGTTCCCAGCACCGGAGAGGTCCGCGTTCGTGCCGCCGTCCTCCAATCTGACTTTCGTCCCGCCGCCGACGCGATAGATGTAGCTCCCGCCTATGGTGACCCCGGTAGGGATGTTCTTCCCGATCGCTGGTGCCCCGGAGCCGTCGGTCACCAGGACGCCGCTGCTCTTGGCTACCAGTCCGGCCACCGTGTTATCGAAGCTGGAGTATAGGATCTGGTTCTTACTGGTAGAGCCAGGATAGGTGGCCGTGGTCCAGGTCGGGCTTGTGACGGCCATCATGAGTAGTTGGCCCGCAGTGCCTTTGGCGAGCATGCCGGTATTACCGCCGCTAAGCTGGTAAGGCAGCGAGCCTTGCGCTCCGCCGGCCAGATTATGCGCGGCGTACGCGACGCCCGCGGCGGAAAGGTCGACCCAGGAGGGAGGGGCGTCTCCGTTGGTCTCCAATACATATCCCGATGTGTCCGGCGCCAGCGCGGCCATCTGGGTGGCATTGGAGAAATAAGGGATGGCGCCCTGCTGGCCGGCTGCGTACAAGTCCGAGCCCGTGCCGCCGTGGGCTATGGACAGGGCGTTCTTTACCCCGTTGGTCAAGTCCACCTTCTCCCATGCCGGGATGGTGTTTCCCCCGCCGGTGTTGGCCAAATAGCTTGTGGCCGCGGTGACCAAGGTGAGCGTGGACACGATGTTGATCGCGGAGCCGTAGAGGAGGTCTCCCTCATACACCTCAGTCGAGTAGTTCACGCTGCTCCAGGAAGGGACCGCGCCGGTGCTCCGGAGTATCTTGCCGGCGGGGCCGATGGCCAGCAGGGAAACCGAGCTGAGCGTCGTGTTGTAGTAGCCGTAAAGGAGGTCTCCCTGCGCCACCGAATTTGGGTAGAGGACGCTGCCCCAGGCCGGGGCCGTGCCGTTGGAGCGCAGGGTCGTGCTGGCGGCGCCGATGCCCAGCGCCGAGACCTTCTGGTTCGAGGCCGAGTCGCCGTACAGGAGGCTGTTCTTCGGCACCGAGTTCAGCGGCGAACCCGAGGGGTAGGTGGCGCTGGTCCAGCCCGGGATCTTGGTGCTGCCCGATCGCAGGATCTTGTCGGGTGTGATATCGATATTGAGCAAGTCCATTTTTGACCCGGCCACCGAGAAATAGGGGATGTCACCCTTCACCGGGGAGGGGGAGCTGAAAGTATTGCCCGTGCCGCCGGACGGCGGACCGAGAGGGCTGGCGCTGGGCAATTGCAGCGTTCCCGTCACGGTGAATGTGGACTGAGTGCCGGGGTTGCCGAACGTCGCGGGCCCCACGACGACGAGGCTGGCGCCGGCGCCGTCTATGGTCATGGTCCCCGAAGCCAGATGGAGGCCGGCGCCGGGGCCGTCGAGGGTCAAGGTGCCCGAGCTGATGGTGAGCAAAGTGTACGGGTGCGAGGTCCAGACGCCGATGAAGGCCGTGCCGGAGGAGATGTAGAATGCCGTGTTGTTGGTGGCCGCCGCGGTCGTGATGCTGAGATCTCCTTCGGAGATGTCGATGGTCCCCTCGACGGATTTGGCCACGAGCGCGTAGGGCATGGCGGTGAGCAGCCCCCTCGGCGTCAGCTTCTGGCCGTCTCCCAGCTTCTGGAAAGGCTTGTCGATCTCCACCTCCAGCCAGCGTTGCCCGCCGACGTCAAAGAGGTCGGAGGTCGAGAAGATGATGCCGGCCTTGAACAGCCCTGCGCTGATGTCGATGGAGGTGTTGGTGTACGAGGACGGGATGACCGCCAGCAGTTGCTCGGGCTTGCCTTGCTCGTCTACGCAAGGCACTGTTGGTAATATCCGGTTGCAGTTATAGATGCGGAAGACGATCCCCCATGGCGCCCGCGAGTCCGAGGTCACGTCCTTCCCGTCCACTTGTATGCGCCCCTGGTAGTTGATTCCCACTGGGATGCTTCCCGGCAGGATCGTGCTGGGGTGCAAAGTGATGGCGCCGCGCGCCGGGCCGGCCCACAGCGCGCAGGCCAGCAGCGCCCAGAGGAGGGGGGAGGTTGTCCTCAGCCGCTTCATGGCATCATCACTCATGGTCACCAGAATGACTCGCCGGCCGCGTTGGCGAAAGCGCCCGTGGTCGTGCCGGTCGAGATTATGATCTCTCCCTTCGTAGTGCCCAGACAGTCGGTGCAATAGTACATCTCGCCCACGGCCGTCGGCTGAGTCGACAGGAAATATGTCTTGAGCTGCTGGACTGGCGCCAGGATCGTTCCGACCACGCTGCCGCCGGTGATCGTCACGTTCCCGGGAGTGAACCGGCTGTAGGTCCCTGTCTCGCCGATATCGGCCAGGGTGGCGTTGCCTGTCGGCGCGCCGGCGCCGTTGCCCTTGAGCACGCCGGTCAGGGCCGAGGTGGCTACGATGCTGGAGCCGGCCATGTAGAACAAGGCCCCCGGGGCCGCGCCGGCGTTGGTCGCGTTCATCCCGCCGTTCAATAGGGCGACGTATTGCGTCGCCGCGATGGTGTTGGCATTCGACCAATAGGCGATCTGGGTTGCCGTGCCGGTCATGGCAGAGGGCGCGCCGGTGTTGTTGCCCTTGAGCACGCCGGTCAGGGCCGAGGTGGCTACGATGCTGGAGGTGGCCATGTAGAACAAGCCCCCCTGGCCCGCGCCGGAGTTGTCCGCGTTCGTCCCGCCGCTCGATAAGGAGACCTTNNNNNNNNNNNNNNNNNNNNNNNNNNNNNNNNNNNNNNNNNNNNNNNNNNNNNNNNNNNNNNNNNNNNNNCGTTGGTCGCGTTCAGCCCGCCGCTCGATAAGGAGACGTACGGCGTCGCCGCGAGGGTGTTGGCATCCGACCAATAGGCAAGGTAATTCGCCGTGCCGGTCATGGCAGAGGGCGCGCCGGCGCCGTTGCCCTTGAGCACGCCGGTCAGGGCCGAGGTGGCTACGACGCTGGAGCCGGCCATGTAGAACAAGGCCCCCGGGGCCGCGCCGGCGTTGGTCGTGTTCATCCCGCCGCTCGACAAGGAGACGTACGGCGTCGCCGCGAGGGTGTTGGCATCCGACCAATAGGCGATCTGGTTCGCCGTGCCGGTCATGGCAGAGGGCGCACTGGTGTTGTTGCCCTTGAGCACGCCGGTCAGGGGCGAGCTGGCTACGAGGCTGGAGGCGGCCATGTAGAACACGCCCCCCTGGCCCGCGCCGGAGTTGTCCGCGTTCGTCCCGCCGTTCAATAAGGAGACCTTCGTCGTCGGCGTCGCCGCGAGGGTGTTGGCATCCGCCCAATAGGCAAGGTAATTCGGCGTCCCGGTCATGGCGGAGGGCGCGCCGGTGTTGTTGCCCTTGAGCACGCCGGTGAGGGCCGAGGTGGCTACGATGCTGGAGCCGGCCATGTAGAACAAGGCCCCCGTGGCCGCGACGGAGTTGTCCGCGTTCAGCCCGCCGCTCGATATGGAGACGTACCGCGTCGCCGCGATGGTGCTGTTGGTCACCCAATAGGCGATGTAGTTTGCCGTCCCGGTGTTGGCTGTCGGGCCGTTGGAGTCGGACCGGAGAATGCCGGTCGGAGCTGTGAGGCCTGCGAGGCTCGTCGCGTCCTTTTTGTAGATCAAGCCTCCTATGTCCGCGTTGGAGAGGTCCGCGCCCGTTCCGCCGCTCGATATGGAGACGTACCGCGTCGCCGCGATGGTGCTGTTGGTCACCCAATACGTGATGTACCCTGCCGTCCCGGTGTTGGCTGTCGGGCCGTTGGAGTCCGCCCGGAGAACGCCGGTCAGAGCTCCGGTGCCGGCGAGGCTCGTCGCGTCCTTTTTGTAGATCAGTCCCCCTATGCCCCCAGGACCGGAGAGGTCAGCGCCCGTCCCGCCGCTCGATATGGAGATGACCGATACCCCGCCGATGGTGTTGGCATCCAGCCAATAGGCGATCTGACCCTGGGACCCGCTCATGGTCGAGGGAGTGTTGCTGCCGTTGCCCTTGAGCACGCCGGTCAGGGCCGAGGTGGCCACGATGCTGGAGCCGGCCATGTAGAACAGGGCCCCCGTGGCCGCGGCGGAGTTGTCCGCGCCCGTTCCGCCGCTCGATATGGAGACGGACGGCGTCGCCGCGATGGTGCTGGCGGTCAACCAATAGACGATCTGCCCGGGCGCCCCGGTCATGGGTGTGGGCGGGTTGCTGCCGTTGCCCCTGAGCACGCCGGTCAGGGTCCCGGTGTTCGCGAGCGTCGAGGCATCGACCTTATAGATCAGGCCCCCTATGCCCCCAGGACCGGAGAGGTCCGCGTTCGTCCCGCCGCTCGATATGGCGATGTACGGCACTCCTGCGATGGTGGAGGCATCCGACCAATAGGCGACGTAGCCTGGCGTGCTGGTTATGACCGTGGGCGCGCTGGCGCCGTTGCCCTTGATAACGCCGGTCAGAGCGGCGCCTCCGAGGCTGGTCGCGTCCTTCTTGTAGATCAAGCTCCCTATGGCGACACCATCGAAGAGATTCGTGTTCGTGCCGCCGTCCGCGAACGGCACCGTAGTCCCGCCGACGCGATAGATGTAGCTGCCGCCGATGGTGACGTCGGCAGGGATGTTCCTCCCGATCGATGGCACCGAGGAGATGTCGGTCACCAGGATGCCGTCGCTGATGCTCCCCAGTCCGGTCACCGTGTCATCCGTGATGGAATATAGTATCTGGTTCTTGCTGGTCGAGCCCGGATAGGTGGCCATGGTCCAGGCCGGGTTTACGGCCATCGTGAGCAATTGGCCGGCGGCAGTGCCCGAATCCAGCATCATCGTGGTGTCCATCGCGGATTGATAGGGCAGCGAGCCCTGCTTTCCGCCGACCAGGTTTATGGCTCGGTAAATGGTCGTCCCGTCGGCAAGATTCTTCCAGAAGGGATTTGCGCCAGCCCCGGCGGTCGTCAAGAACCATCCCGCGGTCGCGGTGCTTAGCGCGACCATCATGTGGTTGTTGTTGAAATATGGGATGAAGCCCTGACTGGCTCCGCTCAGGTCCGCGCCCGTGCCGCCGCTGGAGACGGATAGGGTGTTCTTCACCCCATTGGCCAAGTCCACCTGGTCCCATGCCGGGATGGTGCCTGCCCCGCCGGTGTTGGCCAGATATCGTGTGGGCGTGTTGACAAAGGAGAGCGTAGACACGATAGTGTCCAAGGAGCCGTAGAGGAGGTCTCCCTTATACACCGCATCCGGGTACTTCGCGCTGGTCCAGGCTGGGACCTTGCCGTCGGAGCGCAGGAGGCTGCCTGCCCCGCCGATGGTCATCGTGGAGACAATGTTGGCCGCGGAGCCGTAGAGGAGGTCTCCCTTGAACACCACACCGGGGTAGCTCGCGCTGGTCCAGGCCGGGACCGTGCCGCCGCTGACCGTCCAACTGGATTGCAAAAGGCTGCCCGGCACGCCGACGGACATCGTGGAGACGACGTTGTCCGCGGAGCCGTAGAGGAGGTCTCCCCTATACACCAGACTCGGGTAGCTCGCGGTGCTCCAGGCCGGTATCGATCCGTTGGAGGTCAGGAGGCTGCCTGGCCCGCCGATGCTGACCGAGGATATCTTTACCACCGGACTGCCGTCGAAATATAGGATGCTGCCCTTCGCCGCGTCGTGGAAATTCTGGCCCGTGCCGCCGTACTTCAGATCCAGGGGGGCGTTCAATTGCAGCGCACCGTCCGCGGTGAAGCCCGACGTGCTGTTCGCGTTGCCGAACGTCGCGGACGCCTGGACAACGAGGCTGGCCCCGGTGCCGTCGATGAGCATCAGTCCCGAGTCCAGATGCAGGCCGGCGCCGGCGCCGTCGATGGTCAGGGTGCCCCCGCTCACATTGAACAGGGTGGAGGGGTGCGAGGTCCCGATGCCGATGAAGGCCGTGCCGGAGGAGACGTAGAACGCCGCGTTGCTGCTGGCGGCGGGCGCGTTGATGACGAACCCTCCGGTGGAGATGTCGATGGTCCCCTCGATGGTCTTGGCCACGAGCGCGTAAGGCATGGAGTAGAGCTGCTCCCGCGGCTTCATTTTTATGCCGCCTCCCGCACCGAGGCCTCCCTTGAATATCTCCATTTCCAGCCAGCGCTGCCCGCCGCCCACCAAGGTGTTGGTCGTCACCGGAATGTTGACGCTGAACAGCCCTGAGACGATGTCGACGGATGCCGGCATGTCCGCCCCTATCTGCGTCTCGGTGGGGCAGGATGCGGATACCGCTGGATCCGGCCCGCAGTTGTAGATGCGGAAGACGATATCCCATTTGGCGGTCACGGGGACCCCGTTCTGCTGCAGCTGCCCTTGGTAGTTGATGCCTCCCGGCACGCTGCCTGGAGCCGCCGTGCCCTGCGGGCGGAATGTGGCGCCGCGCGCCGGCGCGGCGCACCACGCGCCCGCCAGCAACGCCAGCAGAAGGAAGGGGGATTTCTTCATAAGTTGCCTCGTCGGTCGCTATGGCTCATGGGCGGACCCACTTCTTGTAATCGGGGGATAGGATCATCTCGGAATCCGGCAGCGTCTGCTTCGACTCCGGCTGCGGGGCCCGGGCCGCAGGGGCCTGGCGCGCCCGCTCGAGCTCGCGCTGCCGCAGCGGGCCCGCCTGGTCCCGGGCGCGGCGCCACTCGATGACCGTGCCGCGGCGCTCCTCGCGCAGGGTCTGGCCGAACTTGAGGACGATGCTGGCCCGGTGCGTCTGCGCGAGGTTGCCGGAGTCCATGAAGGAGTAGTCGAAGCCCAGCTCGCAGGGCCTGTGCTCGTCGCGGAAGACGTAGAGGCCCATGCCGACCGTGTAGCCGGCGCCCTCGCCCGGGTCGGTGCGGCCGCCCAGGCGCACGGCCAGGACGCCCTGGTACCACAGCTCGACGCCGCCGGAGACCGCCACCGCCTGGCCTTGGGTCTGGATGCCGTCCAAGGCGAGGGTGAAATAGTGCGGGAAGTCCCTCGGGTCGTAGGGCGTCCATGAGGCCCCGACCCGCGCCGTGATGGGCAAGGGGTAGGTCTCGGAGATGTAGCGCAGGCCGTTGCCGAGGTGGAGCACGGAGGCGCCCAGGCGCACGCCGCGCATCGGGACCCACAGGGTGCCGATGTCCCCCGCCACGGTGGCGGCGTTGTAGGTGTGGAGCCGCGAGGTGATGTACTTGCCTGAGCCGCCCACGGCCCAGGTGTCCGATATGCGCAGGCCGTAGGAGAGCTGGTAGGCCGCGTCCAGGGCCGAGGTCTGGCCGGCGGAATCGTCGGTGGCCGAATAGGCTTCGAAAGGCGCGACGCTGAGCGCGTTGATCGCCAGCCCGTAGGTGCCGAAGCGCAGCGGGTGCACGTAGCCGGTCCACGCGTGGTTGACTCCCGGGGCGTAGGCGTCGAACACCATGCCGACCTCTTGGCGCGCGAGGAAGGCGATCCCCGCCGGGTTGTAGGCCAGGGCATGGA of Elusimicrobiota bacterium contains these proteins:
- a CDS encoding PorV/PorQ family protein gives rise to the protein MVRKHVQGVVCLAALLCLGRSLPARAGGLASSGQGTTSAEFLRIPVGARPAGLADAFVGLADDVHALAYNPAGIAFLARQEVGMVFDAYAPGVNHAWTGYVHPLRFGTYGLAINALSVAPFEAYSATDDSAGQTSALDAAYQLSYGLRISDTWAVGGSGKYITSRLHTYNAATVAGDIGTLWVPMRGVRLGASVLHLGNGLRYISETYPLPITARVGASWTPYDPRDFPHYFTLALDGIQTQGQAVAVSGGVELWYQGVLAVRLGGRTDPGEGAGYTVGMGLYVFRDEHRPCELGFDYSFMDSGNLAQTHRASIVLKFGQTLREERRGTVIEWRRARDQAGPLRQRELERARQAPAARAPQPESKQTLPDSEMILSPDYKKWVRP